A DNA window from Aspergillus nidulans FGSC A4 chromosome V contains the following coding sequences:
- a CDS encoding tropomyosin tpmA (transcript_id=CADANIAT00003379), with amino-acid sequence MDRIKEKMNALRLEADEAHEKNEELKARVKTLEQENLAKEQEITSLTHRNQLLEAEVEKLESSAKEAKDAASQSAQHDTQNEALQRRIQLLEEEAEEADRNLRETNEKLRQTDVKAGHYERKVQALETSRDEWERKYEEMAAKHESLKKELAELELSLNSV; translated from the exons ATGGACAGAATCAAGGAG AAAATGAACGCTCTCCGCCTCGAGGCGGATGAGGCCCATGAGAAAAATGAGGAACTCAAGGCCAGGGTGAAGACCTTGGAGCAGGAGAACCTGGCGAAGGAGCAAGAGATCACATCCCTCACCCACCGCAACCAACTCCTCGAGGCTGAGgtggagaagctggagtcTTCCGCaaaggaggccaaggatgCCGCGAGCCAGAGCGCCCAGCACGATACCCAGAACGAAGCGCTGCAGAGGCGTATACAGCTGCtagaggaggaggctgaggaggctgACCGAAATCTGCGCGAGACAAACGAGAA GCTCCGCCAAACAGACGTCAAGGCTGGCCACTACGAACGCAAGGTGCAGGCTCTCGAGACATCTCGTGACGAATGGGAGAGGAAGTACGAGGAGATGGCAGCGAAACacgagagcttgaagaaggaacTTGCGGAGCTCGAGCTCTCCTTGAACAGTGTTTAA
- a CDS encoding rRNA-processing protein RRP17 (transcript_id=CADANIAT00003380) encodes MGPQIKGAHSRKRKLTSRVEEINFDDTDRHQFLTGFRKRKQQRIKHAQEVAERKVREAKREERKRMREERKAEFERALAEHKRQLKRLNEENESGDEAGNTSSGNEEEDEWDGFEEPPTVDYEAEYIDEDKYTTVTVEEMDPSKEGLLQSDEDSSDESPKERPDTSEGATPTEKPKAKKQPDNKLKKKKKKFRYETKDERKVTRMKERMANHRKAKARRER; translated from the exons ATGGGCCCTCAAATCAAAGGAGCGCACTCGAGAAAGCGAAAGTTGACCAGCCGAGTGGAGGAAATCAACTTCGACGATACTGACCGTCATCAATTCCTGACTGGTTTTCGCAAACGAAAACAACAACGTATCAAACATGCGCAGGAAGTCGCTGAACGCAAGGTGCGAGAGgcgaagagagaagaaagaaagagg ATGCGCGAGGAGCGAAAAGCAGAGTTTGAACGGGCACTTGCAGAGCACAAGAGGCAGCTAAAAAGACTCAACGAGGAAAACGAAAGCggtgatgaagctggtaATACGTCAAGCGGcaacgaggaggaagacgaatGGGACGGATTCGAAGAGCCCCCGACCGTAGACTACGAGGCCGAGTATATAGACGAGGACAAATATACTACGGTAActgtggaggaaatggaTCCATCCAAAGAGGGTCTCCTGCAATCCGATGAAGATAGCTCAGACGAAAGTCCAAAAGAGCGACCTGATACCTCCGAAGGGGCGACGCCGACAGAGAAACCCAAGGCCAAAAAACAGCCAGATAACaaactgaagaagaaaaagaagaagttccGATACGAAACCAAGGACGAACGAAAAGTCACAAGGATGAAGGAGCGGATGGCGAACCACAGGAAGGCCAAGGCGCGGAGAGAACGGTGA
- a CDS encoding Ac45/VOA1 transmembrane domain-containing protein (transcript_id=CADANIAT00003381): MRLSRCSMLALTAATASAFRDTSPFFLASTSEILSTPAQLKSATTLLDELSTKLGACPSDYYVIASQPGVHSTDFATGKSAPRLGARMTGEDEAIRSTMIVNEVVGVLETKQVRDILETQCGAQTTVIDTSAGSYSTDFGKEPRVVVVTFPSPPLGSERTQQLSDHDGLLFDIVGRLPSKKYTILYLTTPREFEESESPVYTSSNDPYQEAMHMDLKRDYSAHSRSDDTKNSSLFDEYQYFTPGLFMALIAAFFFIAILYVGLSALMSLQVSYAAFEKDTSSTAQKKQQ; the protein is encoded by the exons ATGCGTCTCAGTCGGTGTTCAATGCTGGCTCTGacagccgcaacagccagCGCTTTTCGTGATACCTCTCCGTTCTTCCTTGCATCAACATCTGA GATCCTATCTACTCCTGCACAACTAAAATCCGCTACCACCCTGCTTGACGAACTTTCTACGAAACTTGGCGCATGTCCATCTGACTACTATGTCATCGCCTCTCAACCCGGGGTGCACAGCACCGATTTCGCTACTGGCAAATCCGCCCCCCGCCTCGgggcgaggatgacaggcgaggacgaggcgatTCGATCCACTATGATTGTCAACGAAGTTGTAGGCGTATTGGAAACGAAACAAGTCCGAGATATTCTCGAAACTCAATGTGGCGCCCAAACAACGGTCATCGATACTTCAG CCGGATCATATTCGACCGACTTCGGCAAAGAGCCTCGCGTCGTCGTTGTCACGTTTCCTTCGCCGCCTCTCGGTTCCGAGCGAACACAGCAGCTTTCTGATCACG ACGGGCTCCTTTTTGATATTGTCGGCCGACTTCCGTCGAAGAAATACACCATCCTCTACCTTACGACGCCCAGGGAGTTTGAAGAATCTGAATCACCTGTTTACACGTCCTCGAACGACCCCTACCAAGAAGCGATGCACATGGACCTGAAGCGGGACTACTCTGCTCACTCCCGCAGTGACGATACGAAGAACAGCTCTCTTTTCGATGAGTACCAGTACTTTACGCCAG GTCTTTTTATGGCCCTTATcgccgctttcttcttcattgctaTTCTTTATGTCGGCCTCAGTGCCCTGATGAGCTTGCAGGTTTCCTACGCAGCCTTTGAGAAGGACACCTCTTCGACggctcagaagaagcaacAGTGA
- a CDS encoding uncharacterized protein (transcript_id=CADANIAT00003382): MLLLSMGRSTNRRSYVLLLLFLVIAIVAQVSHAQDDSESSDNNDSSNSTDTSNSTTSSTTTDNYPVMTVPPTDDAPYMQKSTAPEGTVFIAVGAVLGAIGLSILAWRGIVAWSVNRSVRRAAILHSSENKGLLGGRKKKKRSGRSHTHTHSRSHSMHQNAVSLEKISGSGNNRHSSYRDSRAPSIPTRGSGLFFSPTAGMQNAGNRGSSYLPAGYYSAGTAAAGFAQNVGLSAESLPPQARGYTRTGSGPTPPATPLSPPAPVVSDGYLVIQKSLQVPSAFILRFILVIYVTY, from the exons ATGCTCCTACTCTCCATGGGCCGGTCAACAAACCGACGATCATATGTCCTACTTTTATtattcctcgtcatcgccatAGTCGCACAAGTATCGCACGCTCAAGACGATTCAGAATCATCCGACAACAATGACAGTAGCAACAGCACCGATACGTCGAACAGCACCACATCAAGTACGACGACAGACAACTACCCTGTCATGACGGTGCCCCCAACAGACGATGCGCCGTACATGCAGAAGTCTACCGCCCCAGAGGGCACCGTTTTCATCGCCGTTGGCGCCGTCCTAGGCGCAATCGGCCTTTCTATCCTTGCATGGCGGGGCATCGTGGCATGGTCTGTAAACCGTTCCGTCCGCCGCGCAGCAATCCTGCACTCCTCTGAAAACAAGGGCCTGCTCGGTggcagaaagaagaagaagcgctcTGGCCGATCTCACACCCACACCCACTCTCGCAGCCACAGCATGCACCAGAACGCTGTTAGTCTCGAAAAGATCAGCGGCAGCGGAAACAACCGCCACAGCTCATATAGGGACTCGCGTGCCCCCTCGATCCCAACCAGAGGGAGCGGTCTCTTTTTCTCACCTACAGCCGGGATGCAGAACGCTGGCAATCGGGGCTCAAGTTACCTCCCCGCTGGCTACTATTCGGCTGGCACGGCCGCCGCCGGTTTTGCTCAGAATGTCGGCCTCTCCGCTGAGAGTCTCCCGCCTCAGGCCCGAGGTTATACGCGTACGGGCTCGGGCCCTACACCACCTGCTACGCCGTTATCTCCTCCGGCTCCAG TGGTGTCGGATGGATATCTTGTCATTCAGAAGTCCCTACAAGTGCCTTCAGCTTTCATTCTCCGTTTCATATTGGTTATCTATGTCACATATTAG
- a CDS encoding EXS domain-containing protein (transcript_id=CADANIAT00003383) — protein MGPDQHAQLDGFSLFLPFPSRVAVLLLAGFWGWGANLQYLQQNNIDILALIRYHTRQSVNQRPPHVSAYRLAGLLTFPLLLSLLVFWPVTHGSREWVESVDYIPQSYLFILFILLLLPFNRLSRSGRRRFLYTLRRISIGGLAEAQDGKFGDILLADALTSYSKVIADLVVTFCMFFNSETSSTSKPDRHCGFDLTIPLVIAIPSIIRFRQCLIEYVRVRRMGFQNGNTGGQHLANALKYASAFPVILLTAKLRNYSPFSFHGISEVTLNRLLCFFTFINSSYSFYWDVTKDWDLTLFSESRNDNEYPYGLRRYRHFSDQQYYAAIAVDFAIRFSWMSKFFPGFGWLSETEFGLFVLMFSEIARRWMWVFLRAEAEWIRNSRGPAPSDVLLGEYNDKLDTD, from the exons ATGGGTCCTGATCAGCATGCTCAATTGGATGGCTTcagtctctttcttcccttcccctctcGTGTGGCCGTCTTATTATTAGCAG GCTTCTGGGGTTGGGGTGCCAATCTTCAGTATCTCCAACAGAACAATATT GACATTCTCGCTTTGATCCGGTATCATACTCGTCAATCTGTTAACCAGCGACCCCCTCACGTCTCTGCGTACCGCCTCGCCGGCCTCCTGACCTTTCCTCTGTTACTATCACTTCTGGTCTTCTGGCCGGTCACCCACGGCTCGAGAGAATGGGTTGAATCAGTCGACTACATCCCGCAGTCTTAcctctttatcctcttcatcctcctcctcctacCTTTCAATCGACTGTCGCGGTCTGGAAGGCGCAGATTCTTATACACACTTCGACGGATTAGCATCGGTGGATTAGCAGAGGCTCAAGATGGCAAATTTGGCGATATCTTATTAGCGGACGCTCTGACGAGCTACTCGAAAGTCATTGCAGACCTCGTGGTTACGTTTTGCATGTTCTTCAATTCTGAGACCTCGAGCACGTCCAAACCGGACCGACACTGTGGCTTTGACCTCACTATACCTCTCGTCATTGCTATACCAAGCATTATTCGATTCAGACAATGCTTGATTGAGTACGTCCGCGTGCGCCGAATGGGCTTTCAGAATGGAAACACTGGTGGACAGCATTTGGCCAACGCTCTCAAATATGCCAGTGCCTTTCCGGTCATTCTACTTACCGCTAAATTGAGAAATTACAGCCCTTTCTCATTCCACGGTATCAGTGAAGTGACGCTAAACAGACTACT ctgcttcttcaccttTATCAACTCTTCGTACTCTTTCTACTGGGACGTCACCAAAGACTGGGATTTAACCTTATTTTCCGAATCGCGAAACGACAACGAATATCCATATGGACTGCGCCGTTACCGCCATTTTAGTGATCAACAGTACTATGCGGCGATTGCTGTCGACTTCGCTATCCGCTTCTCATGGATGTCAAAATTTTTTCCAGGCTTTGGCTGGCTCAGTGAGACAGAGTTCGGACTCTTTGTGCTCATGTTTTCTGAGATCGCTCGTCGATGGATGTGGGTTTTTCTTCGAGCAGAAGCCGAGTGGA TTCGAAACAGCCGTGGGCCAGCACCGAGTGACGTCCTACTTGGGGAGTACAACGACAAACTGGACACAGATTGA